In the Natrinema amylolyticum genome, one interval contains:
- the nadC gene encoding carboxylating nicotinate-nucleotide diphosphorylase encodes MITNAQVERWLREDVGHHDVTNRVPGETTGRLVAKESGVAAGLEAATAVFDYLDVAVREALADGTAVEPGDDVLRVEGPAREVLRGERVAVNLAGHASGIATRTRRAVDAARAESENVRVAATRKTTPGLRGLEKRAVVAGGGDTHRLDLSHMVMVKDNHIAEMGLEDAIAHFQEQTSFATKIDVEVETVDDAPRAAEAGADVVLLDNMTPEETRAAVAELADYAGVLAEASGGITVADVPDYAATGVDVISMGSLTHSAPSLDLSFRTGE; translated from the coding sequence ATGATCACGAACGCACAGGTCGAACGCTGGCTCCGCGAGGACGTCGGCCATCACGACGTGACGAATCGGGTTCCCGGCGAGACGACGGGCCGTCTCGTCGCGAAGGAGTCGGGCGTCGCCGCCGGCCTCGAGGCCGCGACGGCCGTCTTCGACTACCTCGACGTCGCGGTCCGCGAGGCGCTCGCGGACGGCACCGCCGTCGAACCCGGCGACGATGTCCTCCGCGTCGAGGGACCCGCACGCGAGGTCCTCCGGGGCGAGCGCGTCGCGGTCAATCTCGCGGGCCACGCCTCGGGGATCGCCACGCGGACGCGCCGCGCCGTCGACGCCGCCCGCGCTGAGAGCGAGAACGTCCGCGTCGCCGCGACCCGCAAGACGACGCCCGGCCTGCGTGGCCTCGAGAAGCGCGCGGTCGTCGCGGGCGGCGGCGACACCCACCGGCTCGACCTCTCGCACATGGTCATGGTCAAGGACAACCACATCGCGGAGATGGGGCTCGAGGACGCTATCGCACACTTTCAGGAACAGACGTCGTTCGCGACCAAGATCGACGTGGAAGTCGAGACCGTCGACGACGCACCGCGGGCGGCCGAGGCCGGTGCGGACGTCGTCCTGCTCGACAACATGACGCCCGAGGAGACGCGGGCGGCCGTCGCGGAACTCGCCGACTACGCGGGCGTCCTGGCCGAAGCCAGCGGCGGAATCACCGTCGCGGACGTTCCCGACTACGCCGCGACCGGCGTCGACGTGATCTCGATGGGATCACTCACCCACTCGGCACCGTCGCTGGATCTGTCCTTCCGGACCGGGGAGTGA
- a CDS encoding DUF7529 family protein: MTGDESEAADETEPADESGANEPETANESATPDGAELTGPLWEELLADASDIAAEYRDEGWDAVVLEPADVSPVDRDERVGFDVTVSDEEYEIVEELVEEGAVAITAADVYYRPHADEGSDRRVALTVERDEASETAIFVPLAYDISASRDVFETALVAEELLTHVTAASTDRWVSFSHDDPSLFLEESDVRAWSPDGG; this comes from the coding sequence ATGACGGGTGACGAGTCGGAGGCGGCGGACGAGACAGAGCCGGCAGACGAATCAGGGGCAAACGAGCCGGAGACGGCAAACGAATCGGCGACACCTGACGGCGCCGAGTTGACGGGGCCGCTGTGGGAGGAACTCCTCGCGGACGCGAGCGACATCGCCGCGGAGTACCGCGATGAGGGCTGGGACGCCGTCGTCCTCGAGCCGGCCGACGTCTCGCCGGTCGATCGGGACGAACGGGTCGGATTCGACGTGACGGTCAGCGACGAGGAGTACGAGATCGTCGAAGAGCTCGTCGAGGAGGGGGCGGTCGCGATCACCGCGGCCGACGTCTACTACCGGCCGCACGCGGACGAGGGGAGCGACCGACGAGTCGCGCTGACGGTCGAACGGGACGAAGCGAGCGAGACGGCGATCTTCGTCCCGCTCGCGTACGATATCTCCGCCTCTCGGGACGTCTTCGAAACGGCGCTCGTGGCGGAGGAACTCCTGACCCACGTGACGGCCGCGTCGACGGACCGATGGGTTAGCTTCTCCCACGACGACCCGTCGCTCTTTCTCGAGGAATCCGACGTTCGGGCGTGGAGCCCGGACGGCGGGTGA
- a CDS encoding class I SAM-dependent methyltransferase, translating into MGERYDRERELAAFAEFVADADREPVVVVAGCGAGATVEALREYDVAAYGFDASRSILETAPPSTRERLLEADIRDEGLVASLREAFEIDEIDVFVTECMLSFLTVDEATAALGRLRETTGVGAVLHLIRIDPPVAAQEGDIDATILLPAEWRAACDPDGADIWRDAMERLDLPPSEPGDDGGT; encoded by the coding sequence ATGGGAGAGAGATACGACAGGGAACGGGAACTCGCCGCGTTCGCCGAGTTCGTCGCGGACGCCGACCGAGAGCCGGTGGTCGTCGTCGCGGGCTGTGGCGCGGGTGCGACCGTCGAGGCGCTGCGCGAGTACGATGTGGCGGCCTACGGCTTCGATGCGTCACGGTCGATACTGGAGACGGCACCACCCTCGACGCGAGAGCGGCTGCTCGAGGCGGATATTCGTGACGAGGGGCTCGTCGCCTCGCTACGCGAGGCGTTCGAAATCGACGAGATCGACGTCTTCGTCACCGAATGCATGCTCTCGTTCCTGACCGTCGACGAGGCGACGGCCGCGCTGGGCCGGCTCCGAGAGACGACCGGTGTCGGGGCCGTGCTCCACCTGATTCGGATAGACCCGCCGGTAGCGGCCCAGGAGGGGGATATCGACGCGACGATCCTGCTACCGGCGGAGTGGCGGGCGGCGTGTGACCCCGACGGCGCGGATATCTGGCGTGACGCGATGGAACGGCTCGACCTGCCGCCGTCGGAACCGGGAGACGACGGCGGGACGTAG
- a CDS encoding lipoate--protein ligase family protein has translation MRVFRGRADSIAADRDASQRLLSAAADGEPAVRVWTPHRQVAFGRRDARLEGYDRAREAAAERGYPPVERDVGGRAVAYDGETTLAFARAEPVADLRAGTTERYDRATAALERALRTLDLEPMRGEPDDSFCPGTHSLSVADASADGRRRKLVGIAQRVRSDAALVAGIVLVTGRAALAGVLEAVYEALGVPFDPASVGTVADAGGPSDPDAVRTALEEALIGEASDVSIERIGGGR, from the coding sequence ATGCGCGTGTTTCGCGGACGAGCGGACTCCATCGCGGCCGATCGAGACGCGAGTCAACGACTGCTCTCGGCGGCCGCCGACGGCGAGCCGGCCGTCCGCGTCTGGACGCCCCACCGACAGGTCGCCTTCGGCCGCCGGGACGCCCGCCTCGAGGGGTACGACCGCGCCCGCGAGGCGGCCGCGGAGCGCGGATATCCGCCGGTCGAGCGCGACGTCGGCGGGCGGGCCGTCGCCTACGACGGCGAGACGACGCTGGCCTTCGCGCGCGCCGAACCCGTCGCCGACCTCCGCGCCGGCACGACAGAGCGATACGACCGCGCCACGGCCGCCCTCGAGCGGGCGCTGCGGACGCTCGACCTCGAGCCGATGCGGGGCGAGCCCGACGACTCGTTCTGCCCCGGGACGCACTCGCTGTCGGTCGCGGACGCGAGCGCCGACGGCCGCCGGCGGAAGCTCGTCGGCATCGCCCAGCGCGTTCGGAGCGACGCCGCCCTCGTCGCGGGCATCGTACTCGTGACCGGACGCGCGGCGCTCGCGGGCGTGCTCGAGGCGGTCTACGAGGCGCTCGGGGTCCCGTTCGATCCGGCGTCGGTCGGGACCGTCGCGGACGCGGGCGGACCGTCGGATCCCGATGCCGTTCGAACGGCGCTCGAGGAGGCCCTGATCGGCGAGGCGAGCGACGTGTCGATCGAACGCATCGGCGGCGGACGGTAA
- a CDS encoding DUF4385 domain-containing protein: MTDDADPDDGPEYDIDFRADPDAYEIGRGEEGVFKVEPYKSELLPLWSYRDEAAAEEAAEAIYERYERYRTNDEFPGMDMARKYLQMGYTRAMRYAKYPGGRKYDDDGTEREPQEWADPDKRAAALVFAEYWERVREDAAYQRAKARHRERTD; encoded by the coding sequence GTGACCGACGACGCCGACCCCGACGACGGTCCCGAGTACGATATCGATTTCCGCGCCGATCCCGACGCGTACGAGATCGGTCGCGGCGAGGAAGGGGTGTTCAAAGTCGAACCCTACAAGAGTGAGCTGCTCCCGCTGTGGTCGTACAGGGACGAAGCGGCCGCCGAGGAAGCCGCCGAAGCGATCTACGAGCGGTACGAACGCTATCGGACGAACGACGAGTTTCCGGGGATGGACATGGCTCGCAAGTACCTACAGATGGGGTACACCCGGGCGATGCGATACGCGAAGTATCCGGGCGGTCGGAAGTACGACGACGACGGAACCGAGCGCGAGCCCCAGGAGTGGGCCGACCCTGACAAACGAGCGGCCGCGCTCGTCTTCGCGGAGTACTGGGAACGGGTTCGCGAGGACGCTGCCTACCAGCGGGCGAAGGCGCGCCACCGCGAGCGAACCGACTGA
- a CDS encoding PaaI family thioesterase, whose amino-acid sequence MTEETPTMDALDEFEDLEGMLQYFLDENQEFLSWLGTTVDDVGDGTMTMSIPYDDKLTNTRPNAAPDERGDLHGGVAATLIDTVGGLSLRTAMDDPFGTRIATINLNVNYLRPATSDLVATADVIRVGGSVGVSEITVESTTHDGETKPVAIGQGAYRVFRSD is encoded by the coding sequence ATGACCGAGGAGACGCCGACGATGGACGCGCTCGACGAGTTCGAGGACCTCGAGGGGATGCTCCAGTACTTCCTCGACGAGAACCAGGAGTTCCTCTCGTGGCTCGGGACGACCGTCGACGACGTCGGCGACGGGACGATGACGATGTCGATCCCTTACGACGACAAACTGACGAACACGCGGCCGAACGCCGCACCCGACGAGCGGGGCGATCTCCACGGCGGCGTCGCGGCCACGCTCATCGACACCGTCGGTGGCCTCTCGCTGCGGACGGCCATGGACGACCCCTTCGGAACGCGGATCGCGACGATCAACTTGAACGTCAACTACCTCCGCCCGGCGACGAGCGACCTCGTCGCGACCGCGGACGTGATCCGAGTCGGCGGCAGCGTCGGCGTCAGCGAGATCACCGTCGAGAGCACGACCCACGACGGGGAGACTAAACCCGTCGCGATCGGACAGGGCGCGTACCGCGTGTTCCGATCCGATTAG
- the nosZ gene encoding TAT-dependent nitrous-oxide reductase, producing the protein MTQTHDSDDESTDTSRSTEPAIETERNSERDPLFDRIPRRDFMKAGAAAGAMSSLAGCTGLLGSDDSVSLEDVKTDVNPGEHDDYYAFLSGGHTGEIRVYGLPSMRQLMRIPVFQPESARGYGYDDRTSEMLEDAGGYTWGDAHHPRVSQTDNDYDGRWAFVNDKANGRMARINLKYFETDAIVDIPNQQGTHGACCLLPDTKYVFGVGEFRVPMPNEGQDLTDPENYTSTIAAINPETMNVEWEVLVDGNMDNGDGGKEGRWFFATGYNSEHATTESEMSSTDTDWVKAFDVPAIEEAVEAGEYEEIGGVPVVDGTRDSSLNEGDRPIVRYVDVSKSPHGVSVTPDGQYAIASGKLDPTATVIDIETLAETDDPNESIVGRPRLGMGPLHTAYDGRGHAYTTLFIDSQVVKWDIDAAVEASEESTDPVVEKIDVHYNPGHLIAAESYTADPQGDWLISLNKLSKDRFLPVGPMHPENDQLIYIGDDEEGMSLVKDTPSYAEPHDASIVSAEKLDPAKVYDPEDYDEEFVGHEDVDISREDGRVHVQMYSTRNEFGFEEVTVTEGDEVTMTVTNIEQTPDILHSLAIPEHDINMKLAPQETREVTFTADEPGVYWMYCAFFCSALHLEMRSRLIVEPAE; encoded by the coding sequence ATGACCCAAACCCACGATTCCGACGACGAATCCACTGACACGAGCCGCTCGACCGAACCAGCGATCGAGACCGAGCGCAATTCGGAGCGCGACCCGCTGTTCGACCGCATTCCCAGACGGGATTTCATGAAGGCGGGGGCTGCAGCGGGTGCGATGAGTTCACTGGCCGGCTGTACGGGCCTGCTCGGCAGCGACGACTCGGTATCCCTCGAGGACGTCAAGACCGACGTCAATCCCGGCGAACACGACGACTATTACGCGTTCCTCTCGGGCGGACACACGGGCGAGATTCGCGTTTACGGACTGCCGTCGATGCGACAGCTGATGCGGATCCCGGTGTTCCAGCCCGAGAGCGCGCGCGGCTACGGCTACGACGACCGCACGAGCGAGATGCTCGAGGACGCGGGCGGCTACACCTGGGGTGATGCACACCACCCCCGCGTGAGCCAGACGGACAACGACTACGACGGCCGCTGGGCGTTCGTCAACGACAAGGCGAACGGTCGGATGGCCCGGATCAACCTGAAGTACTTCGAGACGGACGCCATCGTCGACATCCCGAACCAGCAGGGGACTCACGGCGCCTGCTGTCTGCTGCCGGATACGAAGTACGTCTTCGGCGTCGGTGAGTTCCGCGTGCCGATGCCAAACGAGGGGCAGGATCTCACCGATCCGGAGAACTACACCTCCACGATCGCCGCCATCAACCCGGAGACGATGAACGTCGAGTGGGAAGTGTTGGTCGACGGGAACATGGACAACGGCGACGGCGGCAAGGAGGGCCGCTGGTTCTTCGCGACCGGCTACAACAGCGAACACGCCACCACCGAGAGCGAGATGTCCTCGACGGACACCGACTGGGTGAAGGCCTTCGACGTGCCCGCCATCGAGGAGGCCGTCGAGGCCGGCGAGTACGAGGAGATCGGCGGCGTTCCGGTCGTCGACGGCACCCGCGACAGTTCGCTGAACGAGGGCGATCGCCCCATCGTCCGCTACGTCGACGTCTCGAAGAGCCCCCACGGCGTCAGCGTCACGCCCGACGGGCAGTACGCGATCGCCAGCGGGAAACTCGATCCGACGGCGACGGTTATCGATATCGAGACGCTCGCCGAGACCGACGACCCCAACGAGTCGATCGTGGGTCGCCCGCGACTCGGCATGGGGCCGCTGCACACTGCCTACGACGGCCGCGGCCACGCCTACACGACCCTGTTCATCGACTCGCAGGTCGTCAAGTGGGACATCGATGCCGCCGTCGAGGCCAGCGAAGAGTCGACGGACCCGGTGGTCGAGAAGATCGACGTCCACTACAACCCGGGTCACCTGATCGCCGCGGAGTCGTACACGGCCGATCCACAGGGCGACTGGCTGATCTCGCTGAACAAGCTCTCGAAGGATCGGTTCCTCCCGGTCGGGCCGATGCACCCCGAGAACGACCAGCTGATCTACATCGGCGACGACGAAGAGGGAATGTCCCTCGTCAAGGACACGCCCTCCTACGCCGAGCCCCACGACGCCTCGATCGTCAGCGCGGAGAAGCTCGACCCCGCGAAGGTCTACGACCCCGAGGACTACGACGAGGAGTTCGTCGGTCACGAGGACGTCGATATCTCCCGCGAGGACGGCCGCGTCCACGTCCAGATGTACTCGACGCGCAACGAGTTCGGGTTCGAGGAGGTCACCGTTACGGAGGGCGACGAGGTGACGATGACCGTCACCAACATCGAGCAGACGCCCGACATCCTCCACTCGCTGGCCATCCCCGAACACGACATCAACATGAAGCTCGCGCCACAGGAGACGCGCGAAGTGACCTTCACGGCCGACGAACCGGGTGTCTACTGGATGTACTGTGCGTTCTTCTGTAGCGCACTGCACCTCGAGATGCGCTCGCGACTGATCGTCGAACCCGCGGAGTGA
- the nosD gene encoding nitrous oxide reductase family maturation protein NosD: protein MREGTFAVAAAVILVCSLAGAAVAAMGGSADDESVDGWRADVPNVHDVAEPQSDGVATIGDQEFDSVQGAVDAAEPGDTVRLEGRFDERVLVDTPDVTIAAAERDGAVIDGGGEGQVVVIEAENVTLENVWIRNSGFDRQDTDSGVVVNGSNATLSALRLTEIQFGIWIGSVDDVTVADSIVAGREDVPLAERGNGIHLWEATDAEVRNNSVTTVRDGIYYQWAEGVVAEGNTMWDMRYGVHYMYSNDNHLEDNVAFDNDVGFALMVSKRLTLQNNTAANNDGTSGHGVLLKDVEDSEVVGNDLVGNGNGLYVHNSQDNRLESNLVLANDIGVHITGGSSGETVSGNSFVRNGEAAFAETNSQAHWNATDRGNYWSDARVADLDGDGISENRHRPAGTVERLVHEKPQAAVFAESPAFDAVKLAESSFPVLETPGIVDHRPLADSPHDHWRTYYEDHDN, encoded by the coding sequence GTGAGGGAGGGCACCTTCGCCGTCGCCGCCGCGGTGATCCTCGTCTGTTCGCTGGCCGGAGCGGCCGTCGCCGCGATGGGCGGGTCGGCCGACGACGAGAGCGTCGACGGCTGGCGGGCCGACGTTCCGAACGTCCACGACGTCGCGGAACCCCAGTCCGACGGCGTCGCGACGATCGGCGATCAGGAGTTCGATTCGGTCCAGGGGGCGGTCGATGCCGCCGAACCGGGCGACACCGTCCGCCTCGAGGGTCGGTTCGACGAACGCGTCCTCGTCGACACGCCGGACGTGACGATCGCGGCCGCCGAACGCGACGGCGCGGTGATCGACGGCGGCGGCGAGGGACAGGTCGTCGTGATCGAGGCCGAAAACGTCACCCTCGAGAACGTCTGGATCCGGAACTCGGGCTTCGACCGGCAGGACACTGACAGCGGCGTCGTCGTCAACGGCTCGAACGCGACGCTGTCAGCGCTCCGACTGACCGAGATCCAGTTCGGGATCTGGATCGGCAGCGTCGACGACGTGACCGTCGCGGACTCCATCGTCGCCGGCCGCGAGGACGTGCCGCTGGCCGAACGAGGGAACGGCATCCACCTCTGGGAGGCGACCGACGCCGAGGTGCGGAACAACTCCGTCACGACCGTCCGCGACGGCATCTACTACCAGTGGGCGGAGGGAGTCGTCGCCGAGGGGAACACGATGTGGGACATGCGCTACGGCGTCCACTACATGTACTCGAACGATAACCACCTCGAGGACAACGTCGCCTTCGACAACGACGTCGGCTTCGCGCTGATGGTCTCGAAGCGGCTGACGTTGCAGAACAACACCGCGGCGAACAACGACGGGACGAGCGGCCACGGCGTCCTCCTCAAGGACGTCGAAGACAGCGAGGTCGTCGGCAACGACCTCGTCGGCAACGGCAACGGGCTCTACGTCCACAACTCTCAGGACAACCGCCTCGAGTCGAACCTCGTGCTCGCGAACGATATCGGCGTCCACATCACCGGGGGAAGCAGCGGTGAGACCGTCTCGGGCAACAGCTTCGTCCGGAACGGCGAGGCGGCGTTCGCGGAGACCAACTCGCAGGCCCACTGGAACGCGACCGACCGCGGCAACTACTGGTCGGACGCCCGCGTCGCCGACCTCGACGGCGACGGGATCAGCGAGAACCGCCATCGGCCCGCCGGCACCGTCGAGCGACTGGTCCACGAGAAGCCCCAGGCGGCCGTCTTCGCCGAGAGTCCGGCCTTCGACGCCGTCAAACTGGCGGAGAGTTCGTTCCCCGTCCTCGAGACGCCGGGGATCGTCGACCACCGACCGCTCGCCGACTCGCCCCACGACCACTGGAGGACCTACTATGAAGATCACGATAACTGA
- a CDS encoding ABC transporter ATP-binding protein, with translation MKITITDVHKRYGDVVALDGPSFEVPSGSTFGVLGTNGAGKTTLFKLLVGHDSPDAGRIEVGGLDVEAAGHRVRERVGFLPEHSGFPPSMTGREVLDVHARIRGLTDRHERIAECLELVGLSDAADRAVSGYSNGMARRLGLASVLLSRPPVLVLDEPTAGLDPRGVAAFHRIIERIDRETDATVVISSHVLGEIERLCDEVAVLQDGRLRADGPIDELRRAAGDRVTVVCRPADDRAALLEAVQGRGDVTDTGEEIEIDCEREAAFDLVAALGEQRDLVDGFEVREPGLEAAFHDALEGETDDAEVSA, from the coding sequence ATGAAGATCACGATAACTGACGTTCACAAACGGTACGGCGACGTCGTCGCCCTCGACGGGCCCTCCTTCGAGGTGCCGTCGGGGTCGACATTCGGCGTCCTCGGCACGAACGGAGCGGGAAAGACGACGCTGTTCAAACTCCTCGTTGGGCACGACAGCCCTGACGCGGGGCGCATCGAGGTCGGCGGTCTCGACGTCGAGGCGGCGGGCCATCGCGTCCGCGAGCGCGTCGGCTTCCTGCCCGAGCACAGCGGCTTCCCGCCGTCAATGACCGGTCGAGAGGTCCTCGACGTCCACGCCCGGATCCGCGGGCTCACCGATCGTCACGAACGGATCGCGGAGTGTCTCGAGCTCGTCGGCCTCTCCGACGCCGCCGACCGGGCCGTCTCGGGCTACTCGAACGGGATGGCCCGACGGCTCGGCCTCGCATCCGTCCTGCTCTCCCGTCCGCCCGTGCTCGTCCTCGACGAGCCGACCGCGGGACTGGACCCGCGCGGCGTCGCGGCGTTTCACCGGATCATCGAACGGATCGACCGCGAGACCGACGCCACGGTCGTCATCTCCTCGCACGTCCTGGGCGAGATCGAACGCCTCTGTGACGAGGTGGCCGTCCTCCAGGACGGTCGGCTGCGGGCCGACGGCCCCATCGACGAGCTGCGACGGGCGGCCGGCGACCGCGTGACCGTCGTCTGTCGGCCCGCCGACGACCGCGCGGCGCTGCTCGAGGCCGTCCAGGGCCGGGGCGACGTCACCGACACCGGCGAGGAAATCGAGATCGACTGCGAGCGGGAGGCCGCGTTCGACCTCGTCGCCGCGCTCGGCGAGCAGCGGGACCTCGTCGACGGCTTCGAAGTGCGCGAACCGGGCCTCGAGGCGGCGTTCCACGACGCGCTCGAGGGAGAGACCGACGACGCGGAGGTGTCGGCATGA
- a CDS encoding ABC transporter permease, which translates to MTADRRRGGRDGESVAKAAADAEPTGDSNAAEPKPDGGYETAAAMAHSGDSGTRLGQLFVVAETEYRLAVRSRWAVALTAIFAVFGLGMATFSGSDTSPAGFERIVASLAALVVYLVPLVALAFSYDAVVGREESGWLQALFSLPVSRSRVVLGTAVGRATVLASATVIGFGVAGLLLLLEYGFGGFESYVGFLLGAVALGLVFLAIGVCLSTLAREKTHALGLALLAWAWFVLVHDLLALGVIAAFSLPDLAVSAMVLANPTAVFRGLVLGALGAGGDAGFAAVLAEAGLSTGALVGALVAWIVGPIALAAVAVRRRRL; encoded by the coding sequence ATGACCGCCGATCGTCGACGTGGCGGTCGCGACGGAGAGTCGGTCGCAAAAGCGGCGGCCGACGCCGAACCGACGGGTGACTCGAACGCCGCCGAACCGAAACCGGACGGGGGGTACGAGACGGCCGCGGCGATGGCTCACAGCGGCGACTCCGGCACGCGCCTCGGGCAGCTGTTCGTCGTCGCCGAGACGGAGTATCGGCTGGCGGTGCGGAGCCGCTGGGCGGTCGCGCTCACCGCGATCTTCGCCGTCTTCGGCCTCGGAATGGCGACGTTCAGCGGCTCGGACACGAGCCCCGCCGGCTTCGAACGCATCGTCGCGAGCCTGGCCGCGCTCGTCGTCTACCTCGTGCCGCTGGTCGCGCTCGCGTTCAGCTACGATGCCGTCGTCGGCCGCGAGGAGAGCGGCTGGCTGCAGGCACTGTTCTCGCTGCCCGTCTCGCGGTCGCGGGTCGTCCTCGGGACCGCGGTGGGCCGCGCGACCGTCCTCGCGAGCGCGACCGTCATCGGCTTCGGGGTCGCCGGACTCCTCCTCCTGCTCGAGTACGGGTTCGGCGGCTTCGAGTCGTACGTCGGCTTCCTGCTGGGGGCGGTCGCCCTCGGGCTGGTCTTCCTCGCGATCGGCGTCTGCCTGTCGACGCTGGCTCGAGAGAAGACGCACGCGCTGGGGCTGGCGCTGCTCGCGTGGGCCTGGTTCGTCCTCGTCCACGACCTGCTCGCGCTCGGCGTAATCGCGGCGTTTTCGCTCCCGGACCTCGCGGTCTCGGCGATGGTCCTCGCCAATCCGACCGCCGTCTTCCGGGGGCTCGTCCTCGGGGCGCTCGGCGCGGGCGGCGACGCCGGGTTCGCCGCTGTACTCGCCGAGGCGGGGCTGTCGACGGGCGCGCTGGTCGGCGCGCTCGTCGCCTGGATCGTCGGCCCCATCGCGCTCGCGGCGGTCGCCGTCAGGCGGCGACGGCTGTGA
- a CDS encoding cysteine hydrolase family protein — protein sequence MHLEPDSTAVVVVDMQNGFCHPDGSLYAPGSEEVIEPIADLVDRAREAGARLLFTRDVHPPEQFDDAHYYDEFEQWGEHVLEGSWEAEIVDELPVEAADNVVEKHTYDAFYNTELEGWLNARGIDDLVICGTLANVCVLHTGGSAGLRDFRPIMVEDCIGAIEDDHREYALDHAAWLFGEVEPSDDIEFA from the coding sequence ATGCACCTCGAGCCAGACAGCACGGCAGTGGTGGTCGTCGACATGCAAAACGGGTTCTGTCACCCGGACGGCTCGCTGTACGCGCCGGGCAGCGAGGAGGTCATCGAACCGATCGCAGACCTCGTCGACCGCGCCCGCGAGGCGGGAGCGCGGCTGCTCTTCACCCGCGACGTCCACCCACCGGAACAGTTCGACGACGCCCACTACTACGACGAGTTCGAGCAGTGGGGCGAGCACGTCCTCGAGGGGTCCTGGGAGGCCGAAATCGTCGACGAGCTTCCCGTCGAGGCAGCAGACAACGTCGTCGAGAAACACACCTACGACGCCTTCTACAACACGGAACTCGAGGGCTGGTTGAACGCCCGTGGGATCGACGATCTGGTGATCTGTGGCACCCTCGCGAACGTCTGCGTGCTCCACACCGGCGGGAGCGCGGGGCTGCGTGACTTCCGACCGATCATGGTCGAGGACTGTATCGGCGCGATCGAGGACGACCACCGCGAGTACGCCCTCGATCACGCCGCGTGGCTGTTCGGCGAGGTCGAACCCAGCGACGACATCGAGTTCGCGTGA